The genomic segment ACGTTTTAAAAACACGGTCATAATATTTTCCTTACGCTGGCATTACCCATACAAGTTAGAGGGTCTACATCGTATTAGATGTACTCTCAGCCTGATTACACAAGCTCCCCTTATATATAAAATTATAGTTCATTATACCTCTTTTTTAATCATGTATCAAGCCTTTCTCCCAAAATTTAAATCTGGTATTTTTAATCATTCTCCTTTTCATTATATCGACCACGATCCACATAGTGTGTATGAAGAATTTCATGTGCCACATGGCTATTTGGTTTTTCTAAGAAATCTGCCCTCCACCGCTTAAACAGCCACCTGGGCAACACATGATTTCAATAAATTGATAAGGTGATGTACACTTCCATACTCTCTTTTAATTGAGCCTTCGTATAAGTTCACTTACTCCACTTTTTATCATCTCAGGTGTATTGTATTGACAGAGCTCTAGAACTTTAATCTGAGCAGTATGAATGTATTCAAGATAATTATCCAATACGTTGCTTTTCGTATAAGGAGCAAAATGATCCTCAAAGTTCTCATTAAGATCATGAATATGAACCCCTAACAATTTATCCTTATATTTTTCCAGTACTTTGTGCCCATCAAAAGTCTTTAACCTGTCTAACATTTCTCCATGTCCAATATCATACCACATATAAACAGGTGCTCCTTGTAAACCTGTGAAAATCATTTCATATTCATCGGAGTTAGGTATTTCATGGTAATTGGCTCTATTCTCCAACCCTAATTTCACATGTATGTTCTTCTTAGCCATATAGTTGCATATCTCTTCTAAACTATTGATTATTAATTCTGTATGTACTAAATTAAATCTCTGCCTAAGTGAAATAGCTTCTTCAAATAATTGACTGTATGCTTGAGACTCTACTCCATCATTAAGATATACCCGACGAAGCTTATCATTATAATACCCATCATCTTCTGGACATACAATAACTTTACTTGAATGAATGACAATGGCTTCTGCATCCAACCTGTTTGCGTATTCAACAGTTCTAATGGTATATTCAATGGCTTGTCTCCTTTTGTCATTATCCTCAAACCCTAAAAATACTGAAGATGGTCCAAATTCTGGTGATGCTTTTGGACATACATTATGTAAGCTTGAAACCGTCATTTGTCCTGATTCGATAAGTGGATACATCTCTCTTATCATTTGTTCAGTTACATTATAGTTTAACTCCACTTGATTGAAGCCTAACTCTTTAATTTCTTTTAACATATCATATCCTGAGAAATCTTTCATCTCAGCTTTATGCACATTCCATGAAGAGGAGCAAGAGAAATTATTAATCATTTATATCCCCCGTTCAATACACTTTATATCCTTTAGTGTTTAATATTTTTTTCTACATCTAGGGTTTAAAAATGATTTTTGTTAATAAACCCAAAAGTAGGTGAACAATCATTAAAATAATTATACATCTACCTTTAGGAAAGAAAATGGCTTATTCTGTTGACCTTATGGCATATTCTGTTTTCGATAGTCAGTTGGAGAAAGCTTAAAGAATTTCTTGAATTTCTTTGAGAAATATAAAGCATCATTATAACCTAATTCATACGCAATTTGTCTGATGTTCATATCCGTATTCAATAGCATTATACTTGCTTCATCCATTTTAATATGATCCACATATTGCAGAAGTGAAAACTCTGTGATTTCTTTAAAAATATGGGCCAAATAATCTGTAGATACATTACAGTTTTCTGCAATCTGCTTGACTGTAATCTTCTCATGTTGATGACTTTTAATATATTCAATAGCTTCCTGAACGATAATATTTTTGCTATCAATTTTTACCTGATCACAATCATTGTTTAGGTTTAATCTTCTTTTGACACGCCAAATTAATTGTAAAATAATAGCTTCTACTATTTGTTTCGTACCGAGTTCTTGCTCTTCTAGTTCAATAATGATCTGTTCCATTAAGGTTACAATATCTTTATCAGCATTTCTGATGATTTGCTCTTGAGGATGACTTAATTGATCCATTTGCTTATATCTAAATTTCAAATAGATAAATTCTAAGGGTTCTATATAACTTACTTCCCTATGTTTTTGACCAGGATGGATGATATAAAAGTCTCCTGCATGTGCAATATGTTCTTGGTCATCACACCAATATTTCACTGCCCCT from the Vallitalea okinawensis genome contains:
- a CDS encoding sugar phosphate isomerase/epimerase family protein translates to MINNFSCSSSWNVHKAEMKDFSGYDMLKEIKELGFNQVELNYNVTEQMIREMYPLIESGQMTVSSLHNVCPKASPEFGPSSVFLGFEDNDKRRQAIEYTIRTVEYANRLDAEAIVIHSSKVIVCPEDDGYYNDKLRRVYLNDGVESQAYSQLFEEAISLRQRFNLVHTELIINSLEEICNYMAKKNIHVKLGLENRANYHEIPNSDEYEMIFTGLQGAPVYMWYDIGHGEMLDRLKTFDGHKVLEKYKDKLLGVHIHDLNENFEDHFAPYTKSNVLDNYLEYIHTAQIKVLELCQYNTPEMIKSGVSELIRRLN
- a CDS encoding helix-turn-helix domain-containing protein, yielding MIEKDRGSTHSNRVYEFSKRFSEVYTIPKFVAVGINKAEEKWSFWEHLHHSNEYVYIRKGAVKYWCDDQEHIAHAGDFYIIHPGQKHREVSYIEPLEFIYLKFRYKQMDQLSHPQEQIIRNADKDIVTLMEQIIIELEEQELGTKQIVEAIILQLIWRVKRRLNLNNDCDQVKIDSKNIIVQEAIEYIKSHQHEKITVKQIAENCNVSTDYLAHIFKEITEFSLLQYVDHIKMDEASIMLLNTDMNIRQIAYELGYNDALYFSKKFKKFFKLSPTDYRKQNMP